Proteins encoded together in one Impatiens glandulifera chromosome 1, dImpGla2.1, whole genome shotgun sequence window:
- the LOC124922003 gene encoding poly(ADP-ribose) glycohydrolase 1-like: MKNRDDLISILPYLPLSLSSSSGLFWPPQIVEILKTLSLGPGQSGVTSGYILFQAISSLRRSISHIFTYDKLATSSSDGYALFFDNLISREESRKWLGHVIPSMSNLLLRLPSLLEAHYHYSDILSAITRDQAITGLRLIESQMSGIVFLGQELIGAFLVCSFFCLFPIADRDEKNLPTINFDQMFASVCGSNKENMEHKVRCIMNYFERLYNSMPTGTVSFERKVLSLESSPRNVCYPKVDDWSNSLLPLCQFEAYNLGLIEDQARGAMEVDFSGQYFGGAALHTGSLQEEIRFMINPELIVGMLFFTAMNHNEAIEVVGAERFSDYTGFGFTFRFYGDYIDRRGMDLMGRRKTRIIAIDALCMPRMKQYCLGYLLREVNKALCGFQEGFKFQQQHQQNTADIPSTSRVQRDKGKAKASCLENVESISEGIATGNWGCGAFEGDPELKVVIQWLAASQAKRPFILYYTFGLDKLKNIEKICERIIANGWTVGKLWEVVVEYSSKRLDGRILDGFFTWFFTPPPTF; the protein is encoded by the exons ATGAAAAACCGGGACGATTTGATCTCTATTCTTCCTTATTTGCCGCTTTCTTTGAGTTCGTCGTCGGGGCTCTTCTGGCCGCCTCAAATTGTAGAAATTCTCAAAACTCTATCGCTAGGCCCCGGTCAAAGTGGAGTAACCTCGGGCTATATCCTTTTCCAAGCCATTTCTTCCCTCAGGCGATCCATTTCTCACATTTTCACTTACGACAAACTTGCTACATCCTCCTCTGATGGTTATGCTCTGTTCTTCgataat TTAATATCTCGAGAGGAGTCAAGGAAATGGTTGGGACATGTTATTCCTTCAATGTCAAATTTGCTATTGCGTCTTCCATCTCTATTAGAAGCTCACTATCATTATTCAGATATCCTTTCAGCAATTACTAGAGATCAAGCCATAACAGGTTTACGTTTGATAGAATCACAGATGTCAGGGATAGTCTTTCTCGGCCAG GAATTAATTGGCGCTTTTCTTGTATGCTCTTTTTTCTGTCTATTTCCAATTGCTGATAGAGATGAAAAAAATCTTCCAACCATCAACTTTGATCAAATGTTTGC GAGTGTTTGTGGTAGTAATAAAGAGAATATGGAGCACAAAGTGAGATGTATAATGAACTATTTTGAAAGGCTATACAATTCTATGCCGACAGGAACTGTATCCTTTGAACGTAAAGTTTTATCTCTAGAATCAAGTCCTCGTAATGTTTGTTATCCCAAAGTTGATGATTGGAGCAATTCATTGTTACCCCTTTGCCAATTTGAG GCTTATAATTTAGGTTTAATAGAAGATCAAGCACGTGGAGCCATGGAAGTAGATTTTTCTGGTCAATACTTTGGAGGTGCAGCTCTACATACTGGTTCTCTAcag GAAGAGATTCGTTTCATGATCAACCCAGAACTGATTGTTGGCATGCTTTTCTTTACTGCCATGAATCACAATGAAGCTATAGAAGTTGTTGGTGCTGAAAGATTTTCAGATTATACTGG GTTTGGCTTCACTTTCCGCTTTTATGGTGACTATATAGATAGAAGGGGTATGGATTTGATGGGAAGACGTAAAACAAGAATAATTGCAATAGATGCTTTGTGTATGCCAAGAATGAAACAATATTGCCTAGGTTACCTTCTTAG GGAGGTGAATAAAGCGTTATGTGGGTTTCAAGAAGGATTCAAATTTCAGCAACAACATCAACAGAACACGGCTGATATTCCTAGTACTTCCCGTGTTCAAAGG GATAAGGGTAAAGCTAAAGCTTCTTGTCTAGAGAATGTTGAATCAATCTCCGAGGGAATTGCAACTGGAAATTGGGGATGTGGTGCATTTGAAGGAGATCCTGAACTTAAGGTTGTAATTCAATGGCTTGCTGCATCTCAG GCTAAGAGACCTTTTATCTTATATTACACATTTGGATTGGATAAACTAAAGAATATTGAGAAG ATTTGTGAGCGGATTATTGCTAATGGATGGACAGTTGGGAAGTTGTGGGAAGTAGTAGTAGAGTACTCATCCAAAAGATTAGATGGAAGGATCTTAGATGGTTTCTTCACTTGGTTCTTTACGCCTCCTCCCACATTCTGA